In Candidatus Moanabacter tarae, the genomic stretch CCAATTAGGTCACGAACGTTACCCAAGGTTTCAAGGTTACTCTTTATACCTGCGCTACCGTCTGCGAATCCACAGGGAGGATTCACTTTAAAATGCTGAAATCCGTTATTTAAAGCTTTCTTGATATTCCCATCCGTTTTGTATCCAAGTATCCTTTTTTTTGGCTGAAGCCCTATTAAACGGTATACCGGTTTGGAAGTAAACTTACCAATAATATCCCAAAGTGCATTATCGAGAGCACTCAGCGCCATGACAAACACACCACGGCGTCCATAGTAGCTTCCAGCCAAATATAGTTGCTCCCATAACATATCTACATTAAGGGGGTTAGTACCGACCAGAAGGTTTCTAAGATGCCCATCAATTATCTCTACCGCCACCCGGCCTCCACCACCAAGCCCAAATCCGGTTATACCCTCATCAGTACGAATAACCGCAACGATTGCACTGACTAACTGGGCAAATGGCCCGTGATAATGCCGCCTCGCTGCATCATCATCCGACTTAAAAATTGGCAACCCTCCCTGATTCGTGTGCTGCCAAAGTCGAACAGAATAAGCAGAAACTTCTGAAATCCTGAGTTCGCCTTTAACGGGACTAAAAGAATTAGATAACACTACACGACCGTACAACTTAGATTCTCTAAGTCCAATAGAATTGAAGCACTTAGAGTCTGAGGTTGGGAGAAGATAAACTGCCCATAAATTATATGCATCATTGCTTCATGCTAGCAAGCAATGGTTCATATACTACGGGGAGGCGCCGATTGGGATCCGAAATATACGGCCACAAAAATGCCGCTCGCAATTCGAGACAAACACGCCAGCACGAAAGCTGCATAGTATCCATATTCAACGATCAAAAAACCACCAAGAATACTCCCTGCAAAAGCGAGAATCTGAAATCCGCACACACGGAAGCCTTGTATTCGCGCCCAAAAATAACGTGGAAGTAACTCGGTGGAGAAAATCTGTTCGATTGGATTATCAATAACTTCTGACACTCGTGAGATTAAAAACATAACGATCGAAATAGGGAGACTGATAACGGTTCCCATTATACCGATGGCTCCTCCCCAAATGCTACGAAGGGGAAACATAGTCAACGGTGCTCCGAACCGCCTCATTAACTTGGGTACGATGATAATAGATGGAAGGCTTAGAAATTCACTGAGAAAATAAATCACCCCGATAACCATCGGACCTAAATACAACTCCTCTTGGAAAAAAACATTAAAAAATGGAAAGGTCAGTCCTACGGCAAACCCTCTAGCACCACTCGATACAGTAAAACCAAAGTAAGTCCGCCACTGAATACCTAATTCCACCACTCGATTCCGGGACTCCATTTTGTCACCGGTAAGTGCCTCAACTCGGTGGGGCATGCGTATGAGAGGTAGTACGGATAAAAGAGAACAAGCAGCACCAATTAGTAGCGAATATCGAAATGGTTCAGGCATCTCGGTTGAAGTATTCAGAAAATAACCCATTACCCCAGGCAACATGCCACCGATGAGAGTACAAAACATTCGTACCACAATCTGCATAGCTGTCCACAAGGCTAAAGCTTCAGCTCGCCGTATTCTTACAGTATTATCAGACAGAAAGGGTACGTGGTTAACCCAAATACAGGCCATTGCTATTCCTCCTATAAAGGAGAATGCAAAGAACGATGCCGTAGCTGTAGAAAAGCATAAACCAATCTGTGATACAGCCAACAGGACACTAGCCCCCACTAGGAAGATTTTCCGACCGATTCGGTCACTAAGCATACCAATAGGCAAAGCTAAAAGTCCCGTGGCCAGAGGCCCCATACTTGCAATTTGCCCTATTAAATCCTCCCGGAAGCTGAGTCTCAGCAAATAGAGATTATAGAGAAGAGTGAATAACGCCATACCAGCGTTTAGGGAAAGACCGTAAATATAAAACAACTTCACATTGCGACTAAATTCACGCAAACGGAAGTTGTTTGGGATAGTAAACAGTCTCATCAGCTGTACAGCTGTTATCTGAGAGCTCAGTCTGAGAAAAGATTATACGTCTCTAAACCAATATACAAGCCGCATAGGTTAAGCCAAAATTTCAGACACTGACTTCACAAACTCAACTAACGACTCGTCACATCCGATTCGACCTACAAGCTGAATTCCTTGGGGCAAGCCCTCTCCGCCCACTTCAATGGGAACCGAAATAACAGGCATGCCACAATGAGTCCATGGCAAGTTCATGGTGGCATCTCCAGTACTCTCGAGGCCCTCAGGCGCGGGGCCGGTAGCAGAAGGAGCGATCCAAAAATCCACCCCATTCTGATCCATTAGATCCTCTAACCGCTGACAATTCTCTTTCTTTTTCCCCAAAAGTTCTTTGTGTCTTTCATCACTTATAAGCATCCCTTTATTAATGAGATCAGCTGTTTTAGGCCCATAAGAAACCCCGTATGCTTCGTACCACAACTTATGCACAACGGCCATTTCCTTCATCATAATCTTCATATTGCAGTCAATCATCTCATCCAGATCGGGAAAGGCTGATATTTCCAATATCTGGAATCCCCCTTCCCTCAATCGACGCAGATTCTCAGCGAAACGTTGTCGCCCACAATCAGAGACACGTTCCAAATAAGGCCCCTCAGGTATTCCAATTACCAAACTAGAATGACCATGAAAAGAAGAACTAAGCTCGGCATTCCAATCCTTCATCAAAACCGATGCAACCGGTGAAAGACCGAAAACATCTCGGCAAAAAAATCCTACGTGGTCAAGTGACGGTGCCAAGGGAATGACCCCATCCGTAGGAATCCGGCCGAAAGAAGGTTTAAACCCAAAAACACCACAAAAAGAGGCAGGCCTGATTACGGATCCTACCGTCTGTGATCCAAGTGCTACTGGATAGAACCCACTAGCAACACCCGCTGCCGAACCACTGCTAGATCCTCCCGGAGTGTGGTTAAGCCTATGGGGATTCCGAGTCGGGCCAGGCATATAGGAAGCAAATTCTGTAGTAACGGTCTTTCCCATCAACACAGCACCCGCATTAAGAAGTCTTGTGACTGAACTCGCCTGTTTGCCCTCAAAGAGAAGTGGAGGCAATCGTGAGCCACATCGTGTTTCATATCCATCCACTCGATAAATATCCTTGATCCCGATTGGCAACCCGAACAATGACGGTCTTTTATCTGTTTCCGGATATTTCTTAAGTAGGCTTTCACCCCGAGATCTGATTGTTTCACGATCGCATTGCCCCGAAACAAAAGCATGGATTGTTCCTTCTTCCTCATCAATCCGATCACAAATTGCATCTAGATAAGATCCTAAAAAAAGATCACCAGACCGCAAAGAATCCAATTCATCCTTAATACTCAAGTTGCACATTTCTACATTCCATAGCTTCTTAACGGAAACTTCAATACACTTACATAGTTTCAGTTGCAAAAAAGTAATTAGAGATGCAAGTATGCAAAACTCCCAGTACAACAAAAAATAGGAAAACCAGAAGGATTCCCTTAATGCGCGTCGGTATAATTTCCCTCATCCATGAATCCAACACCTTCTCCGTCACTCCGACTACGATCGATTCCTTTCGACGAGATAGTCTTCTGACTGGCGAACAAGTTCGCCAGGAGTTCGAAGGGGGACTTCATCAAATCAGCGCTTTCTTAGAAGGTCTCGATCAATCAGAGATCGAAGCTGTTCCCATATTTCACGCCTCGACTCTACCATCAGGAACAATCACAAATAAAACCTGCGAGGAGCTTATACGTTTAATTTTAAACGCCTTAGACCAAGCTAGACCTCTCGATGGTCTTCTGGTATCCCCTCACGGTGCAAACGCGGGCAGCAGCCCAGATTTCAGAGATCTTGATGGATGTTGGTTATCAAAAGTAAGGAAACGGGTTGGACAAAAAATTCCCATTATCTGCGTCATAGATCCCCACGCTAACCTATCCCAACGTATGGTTGATGCATGTGACGCCACTATTGCTTACAGGTCGAATCCACACATCGATCAAAAAGAACGCGGATTCGAGGCTGTGGACCTACTAAAGCGAACACTACGCGGTGAAATAAAACCTGTTCAAAGAGCATCATTACCTGCATTTGGAATCAATATGGAGAGACAAGGAACAACAGAATTCCCGTGTCTCCCCCTCTACGAAATGGCCGACCGTCAACTCGAAGACTCTAGAGTAATCTCCAATAGTATTGTTCTTGGATACCCTTATGCAGATGTCGAAGAAATGGGTTCCTCAGCAATAGTAATTACCAACGATGATCCCGAGTTAGCACAAAATCTGGCGGATAACCTTACTGAATACATGCTGGATCATCGTTGTGAATTCGTTGGTGAATACTTTTCCGTCAAGGATTCAGTCAAAACAGCTGTTGGAATGCCTGGGCCAGTCTGTTTGCTCGACATGGGGGACAATGTCGGTGGCGGATCAGCCGCCGACGGTACTCTTATTGCCCACGAAATCCATCGTAGAGGTGATACAAAAGGCTTCGTGTGTATTTACGACCCAGCTGCGCAGGAACAAGCCCGAAAGGCGGGTGTAGGAAGCAATTTGACCTTGAGAATGGGAGGAAAGACCGATGACTGCCACGGTCCACCGTTGGTGGCCAATGTCACGGTTAATAGCCTGCACCTCGGAGAGTTTGAAGATTCAGAAATTCGTCATGGAGGATACACTCATTACAACATGGGCCCGACTTCAGTCGTGACCACTGAGACTGGTCTTACGATCAGCCTAACAAGCTTAAGGGTAGTACCTGTAAGCCTTGGAGTCGTCACAAGCATAGGCCTGTCTCCTAAAAATTTTCAGATACTGGTAGCAAAAGGAGTTCATGCCCCGGTCGCAGCATTTAAACCAGTCTGCCCCAATTTAATACGCGTCAATACTCCGGGTTCAACCTCAGCCGATATGCGTACATTCAAATATCATCATCGAAGACAACCCATGTACCCATTTGAAGAAATTCCAAATTTAAAACCGTAAGGACGAATATTCGGCGAAGTTATTTGTGGAAACAAACTTTACGGTCAAAAAATATGGTATTTTACTTTTTTGAAGATAGGTGCGTTAATAAAGTCCCGACGCTCGTGCCCTTTGTTGAACAAGAGACAATACAACATCTGTTGTTGGAGTTTTGACTTCGACAAGTCGTCCCATCTCCTGGACCACTGTCAATAAAGCATCGATTTCCATGTGTCGTCCCCTCTCTAGATCCTGCAACATGGATGTTTTGTGGGCTCCCACCGCTGCTGCTCCAGCAATACGTCTATCAACATCAACGCCAAAACGTACGCCCAATCTCTTTCCAATCGCCTGAGCTTCCAGCATCATTGTACGTGCTACCTTACGGGTACCCGGTTCGGTCGCAATTATATCCAACGTCGATAAGGTAAGAACGCTAATAGGATTAAAGCATAGATTCCCCCAAAGCTTAACCCAAATTTCATTTCGAATCTGAGCACGAACGGGTGCTCTCAATCCCGCTCGGTTCATGATCTCGCTCAATCGTGAAACGCGATTAGTCTTACCGCCAATCGGTTCTCCCAAGCTGAATCGGTCCCCATCAATATGACCAATCAAACCTGGTTTCAAAATTTCTGTAGCTGGATAAACAACACACCCAATAGCCCTTTCCGGTCCAATCTTATCCCATTGCTCACCCCCTGAATCAATACTCTCAAGTCGTTGATTACACCACGACCCTTCTAACCCATAAAAATACCAGAACGGTATGCCGTTGTATGCAGTCACCACTGCTGTATCAGGACCGAGCAAGGGTTGTATGGAATCGACAATACCCGGGATAGATGGTGCCTTTAGCGTAATAATAACGTAGTCCTGAGGACCAATGTCAGCTGGATTACTCGTGCAAAAAGGGTGCGCTACACGAGTTTTGCCCTCAGTGTTCAACTTAATCCCACTCTCTCTCATTGCCTCGAGGTGCGGGCCACGGGAAATCAACGACACTTCCTCCCCAGCAAGGGACAATTGAACGCCAAGATAACCGCCGACCGCCCCGGCACCGTAAATACAAATCCGCATTAGCCAATGCCAAGTTTTTCAGCTAATCCAATGCGTTGTATTTTCCCAGTGGGACCCTTTGGGATTTCGTCAAGGAAAAGAACTTTTCTCGGCACCTTAAAATTTGCTAGCCGTTCATTAGCAAATGTCTGAATGTCGCGCTCTTCAGCCTTGTTGCCTTCACGCAAAACGATAGCAACGGCAACTTCTTCACCGAGTTTAGAATGAGGCATTGCAAAGGTCACCACCTGTTCAACTGATGGATGATCCATCAACACGTCATCTATTTCAAGTGGAGAAATCTTTTCTCCACCTCGATTAATAATCTCTTTCAGGCGACCGGTGATCGTCAGGTATCCGTCCAAGTCTAACTTACCTTGATCGCCAGTACGAAACCAGCCGTTCTTAAAGGCCTCATTATTCGCTATCGGATTATTCTCGTACCCCGACGTAACGTTTGGACCTTTAATAACTACCTCGCCAACATCTCCAATCGAAAGAAACAAACCTTCTTCGTTCATAATGGCCACCTCAGGTCCAGCCGCTCGACCGACAGTGCCCGGTTTTCTCTTCCCTGGAGGAAGAGAATTACAAGTCATTTGATGTGCAGCCTCCGTCATCGCATATGCTTCCACAACAGGAGAACTAAAAACCTCCTCCAACCGCTGCATTACCTGAGGCGGCAGGGAAGCAGAGGAAGATCGGATGAAACGAAGTCCATGGGAATCAATAATGTCCTGATTTCTTCCAGCCATACTGAGTATCATCTGGTGCATGGTCGGAACCGCTGTGTACCACGTCGGTTTTGCTTCCTCCAACCAGGAAAAGAACCGTAACCCATTGAAACCCGGAGTACAAAACACCGATGCCCCAGCATAAAGACTTGAAAGAATCCCAGCAATTAGACCGTGTATATGAAAAAGGGGCATCACGTTTAGGCAACGATCTCTCTTCTTTAAAGATAATGTTTCGCAAATATGCTCAGCTGATGCACATACATTCCGGTGCGAGAGAGGGACAATTTTCGGCCGTGATGTGGTACCTGAAGTATGCAAAACAAGGGCAACATCATCAACACTCGCCAGACCTCCAGACAAATCCGATTTTGAATGCCTAAAATCTCCTCTGGGTATAATCTTAAATCGCCCCACGGGACCAGAATCATCTAATACAAGATCAAGCACTGGAATATTAAGTTTGTCTGCCGCATTAACTGCCGAAGAATTACTTCCCGCCTCCACCAACAAGGCTTTCGATTGAAGATCGGCTAGATAAAACTCAAACTCCTCTTCTCGGTAGGCAGGATTGAGGGGTGCTGTTGTAGCACCCGAAGCAATAGACACAAAGGCCATTGCCATTTCCGGGCCATTGGGCAGAACGATGGAGACTCGATCGTTTCGACCAATGCCAAATTTATTTAAGCTCAATACCGTTTCGTCAACCTGCTCCCGCAGGTTCCCATAGGTGAGCTCTTTCCGTTGAGAACCTAAAATGGCAACGGATTCATCTTCCCCGATCGAGAGAAGTTTTCTGACTGTACTGTACTTGGGCATGTTTCGATGTGTATTTCTTCGTGATCGTTTTCAAATGGCGCACAGCATACAAGCAATATTCGATCCCTTTTTGACAAGTGTCTGAATCAAAGAATCGATACCACAGCGCAGCTTTCTACACGGAGGAAGGATGAACAAAGCAGGATTTCCCGTATTCGAAATGTCTTAGGAATTATTCCGATCACCTCAAGCAATCGTTTCAACGATGTTCTAATTTCCTCACAATAAACCACATCGAAGAGAAACAGAATAACGGAAACCAAATTGTTCCATCCGAAAGTCCGCCTAAGCAATTCACCTCTTCGGATTATCGAACCAATGTGAAACATTGAGTAATACCCACAAATTTAGCCACAATTCCCATATACTGGGGCGGGCAATCTCCCATTCAAAACAGCAGTCATTACAAAAGACAGACCATATAGTCCCTATCAATCAAACTGCACCTTTCGTTGCCTTAGAGCCTTCCCTTTACCACGAAGGATGTCTTCTCTCTGCCAAATTCGAACTATCTCTAAAATCGGATCGTTTTCTCCCAATGTCCCTAGCAGTCGTTCTTTTGTAAACCACTCCCACCGAATCCCCTCGTGGAACGAATTTTTAAACAATCGTTCCGAATCAATAAACCCATACACCCGACACACCTCGTTCTTCGACTGAATGTCCTCAATATACGACATCCAAGGGACTTCGATATTAAGTTGTTTGTGAATAATATCCTGTAATGCACTAATTCTCGCCCCTACATCCCATCCGACACCTTCTTCCTCGTCTGCGGCTTCGCCACCAGGCAAAGTCCAATGATCACTGTTGTGTTCACGCACTAGCAAATATCTTCGAGTCCCCTCCCATTCTCTCTCGACTA encodes the following:
- the rhmD_2 gene encoding L-rhamnonate dehydratase, with product MLSNSFSPVKGELRISEVSAYSVRLWQHTNQGGLPIFKSDDDAARRHYHGPFAQLVSAIVAVIRTDEGITGFGLGGGGRVAVEIIDGHLRNLLVGTNPLNVDMLWEQLYLAGSYYGRRGVFVMALSALDNALWDIIGKFTSKPVYRLIGLQPKKRILGYKTDGNIKKALNNGFQHFKVNPPCGFADGSAGIKSNLETLGNVRDLIGPNCTLMIDCSARWENVEYTLEMARRLQAVNLHWIEEPLFPDDLEGYARLVREMRGPLIASGEHEYTQYGFSELIRRNAVQVLQPDVTWSGGVTAVRKIAKMAADDGLSFCPHRGGSLYGLPIALNSGICPFVESFGTGDDGTEIMNAITAPFKDGYYYPSDEPGFGTGLNEEMIQEYRL
- the gatA_1 gene encoding Glutamyl-tRNA(Gln) amidotransferase subunit A; amino-acid sequence: MCNLSIKDELDSLRSGDLFLGSYLDAICDRIDEEEGTIHAFVSGQCDRETIRSRGESLLKKYPETDKRPSLFGLPIGIKDIYRVDGYETRCGSRLPPLLFEGKQASSVTRLLNAGAVLMGKTVTTEFASYMPGPTRNPHRLNHTPGGSSSGSAAGVASGFYPVALGSQTVGSVIRPASFCGVFGFKPSFGRIPTDGVIPLAPSLDHVGFFCRDVFGLSPVASVLMKDWNAELSSSFHGHSSLVIGIPEGPYLERVSDCGRQRFAENLRRLREGGFQILEISAFPDLDEMIDCNMKIMMKEMAVVHKLWYEAYGVSYGPKTADLINKGMLISDERHKELLGKKKENCQRLEDLMDQNGVDFWIAPSATGPAPEGLESTGDATMNLPWTHCGMPVISVPIEVGGEGLPQGIQLVGRIGCDESLVEFVKSVSEILA
- the sauT gene encoding putative sulfoacetate--CoA ligase, whose translation is MPKYSTVRKLLSIGEDESVAILGSQRKELTYGNLREQVDETVLSLNKFGIGRNDRVSIVLPNGPEMAMAFVSIASGATTAPLNPAYREEEFEFYLADLQSKALLVEAGSNSSAVNAADKLNIPVLDLVLDDSGPVGRFKIIPRGDFRHSKSDLSGGLASVDDVALVLHTSGTTSRPKIVPLSHRNVCASAEHICETLSLKKRDRCLNVMPLFHIHGLIAGILSSLYAGASVFCTPGFNGLRFFSWLEEAKPTWYTAVPTMHQMILSMAGRNQDIIDSHGLRFIRSSSASLPPQVMQRLEEVFSSPVVEAYAMTEAAHQMTCNSLPPGKRKPGTVGRAAGPEVAIMNEEGLFLSIGDVGEVVIKGPNVTSGYENNPIANNEAFKNGWFRTGDQGKLDLDGYLTITGRLKEIINRGGEKISPLEIDDVLMDHPSVEQVVTFAMPHSKLGEEVAVAIVLREGNKAEERDIQTFANERLANFKVPRKVLFLDEIPKGPTGKIQRIGLAEKLGIG